The proteins below come from a single Caulobacter flavus genomic window:
- the phaC gene encoding class I poly(R)-hydroxyalkanoic acid synthase encodes MAKSDGKDAGKGVKTAAKPRKPSAPRKTAAATPKPPPPPPEADPKPESAAQAGAGPDFASLLTEEQRRMMEALSANLARAAVTAQGAIAEAALRQADRPAALSPDPFHVAPALNEVIGSLASQPDRLLRAQADLFSGYMELWQSAARRAVGEESKPVVAPAHGDKRFSDPDWVSNPVFDMMKQSYLLTSNWLNGLVAQAENVDPQSKRRVEFFTKMLTDAFSPSNFLISNPAALREVMHTNGESLKRGMENFAADLERGGGQLAISQTDLAKFKVGENVATAPGKVVYQNDILQLIQFDPATEQQHEIPLLIFPPWINKFYILDLRPENSMIRWLTGQGFTVFVASWVNPDTRLAAKTFEDYMLEGIYDASQQVMTQCGVDRVNTVGYCIGGTLLSCALAHMAAKGDKRINSATFFAAQQDFAEAGDLLLFTDEAWLKEIEARMDQQGGFLPSQSMADTFNALRGNDLIWSFFINNYLMGKEPRPFDLLFWNADQTRMPKSLHLFYLRNFYKDNNLTHGRLTLGGEVLDLSKVKTPIYVQSSKDDHIAPYRSVYRGARAFGGPVTFTMAGSGHIAGVINHPDARKYQHWTNEHLPGSVDGWIAGAVEHPGSWWPHWAQWLKAKSGKLVPARDPSKGPLKAFEDAPGSFVRVRSNAEAAA; translated from the coding sequence ATGGCCAAGAGCGACGGCAAGGACGCGGGCAAGGGCGTCAAGACAGCGGCGAAGCCCCGCAAGCCCTCCGCACCGCGCAAGACGGCCGCCGCCACGCCAAAACCCCCTCCTCCGCCGCCCGAAGCCGACCCCAAGCCCGAATCGGCCGCACAAGCCGGCGCGGGCCCCGACTTCGCCTCTCTGCTCACCGAGGAGCAGCGGCGGATGATGGAGGCCCTCTCGGCCAACCTCGCCCGCGCGGCCGTCACCGCCCAGGGCGCCATCGCCGAGGCGGCCCTGCGCCAGGCCGACCGGCCCGCGGCCCTGTCGCCCGACCCGTTCCACGTCGCCCCGGCCCTCAACGAGGTGATCGGCAGCCTGGCTTCGCAGCCCGACCGGCTGCTGCGCGCCCAGGCCGACCTCTTCAGCGGCTACATGGAGTTGTGGCAGTCCGCCGCCCGCCGCGCCGTCGGCGAGGAGTCCAAGCCGGTCGTCGCCCCCGCCCACGGCGACAAGCGCTTCTCCGATCCCGACTGGGTGTCCAACCCCGTGTTCGACATGATGAAGCAGTCCTACCTGCTGACGTCGAACTGGCTGAACGGCCTGGTCGCCCAGGCCGAGAACGTCGACCCGCAGTCCAAGCGCCGCGTCGAGTTCTTCACCAAGATGCTGACCGACGCCTTCTCGCCGTCGAACTTCCTGATCTCCAACCCCGCGGCGCTGCGCGAGGTGATGCACACCAACGGCGAGAGCCTGAAGCGCGGCATGGAGAACTTCGCCGCCGACCTGGAGCGCGGCGGCGGCCAGCTGGCCATCAGCCAGACCGACCTGGCCAAGTTCAAGGTCGGCGAGAACGTCGCCACCGCTCCAGGCAAGGTGGTCTACCAGAACGACATCCTGCAGCTGATCCAGTTCGACCCGGCCACCGAGCAGCAGCACGAGATCCCGCTGCTGATCTTCCCGCCGTGGATCAACAAGTTCTACATCCTCGACCTTCGGCCCGAGAACTCGATGATCCGCTGGCTGACCGGCCAGGGCTTCACGGTGTTCGTCGCCTCGTGGGTCAATCCCGACACCCGCCTGGCCGCCAAGACCTTCGAAGACTACATGCTGGAAGGCATCTACGACGCCAGCCAGCAGGTCATGACCCAGTGCGGCGTCGATCGGGTCAACACGGTCGGCTACTGCATCGGCGGCACGCTGCTGTCGTGCGCCCTGGCCCACATGGCCGCCAAGGGCGACAAGCGCATCAACTCGGCCACCTTCTTCGCCGCCCAGCAGGACTTCGCCGAGGCCGGCGACCTGCTGCTGTTCACCGACGAGGCCTGGCTGAAGGAGATCGAGGCCAGGATGGACCAGCAGGGCGGCTTCCTGCCCAGCCAGTCGATGGCCGACACCTTCAACGCGCTGCGCGGCAACGACCTGATCTGGTCGTTCTTCATCAACAACTATCTGATGGGCAAGGAGCCGCGTCCGTTCGACCTGCTGTTCTGGAACGCCGACCAGACGCGGATGCCCAAGTCGCTGCACCTGTTCTACCTGCGCAACTTCTACAAGGACAACAACCTGACCCACGGCCGCCTGACGCTGGGCGGCGAGGTGCTGGACCTGTCGAAGGTGAAGACGCCGATCTACGTGCAGTCGTCGAAGGACGACCACATCGCCCCCTATCGCAGCGTCTATCGCGGCGCTCGGGCCTTCGGCGGGCCGGTGACCTTCACCATGGCCGGCTCGGGACACATCGCCGGTGTGATCAACCATCCCGACGCCAGGAAGTACCAGCACTGGACCAACGAGCACCTGCCCGGCTCGGTCGACGGCTGGATCGCCGGCGCGGTCGAGCACCCCGGCTCGTGGTGGCCGCACTGGGCGCAGTGGCTGAAGGCCAAGTCCGGAAAGCTGGTCCCGGCCCGCGATCCGTCCAAGGGCCCGCTGAAGGCCTTCGAGGACGCCCCGGGCAGCTTCGTGCGGGTGCGCTCGAACGCCGAAGCGGCTGCTTAG
- a CDS encoding antibiotic biosynthesis monooxygenase, with translation MTFAAATTAVAAAAISMPVRARIERPEPVVSISVIRPREGQYEAFLELQLAQHHRLRGKVKGLRGARLFRSAEGLVLISVFDTQADADAFRQDPRFTDHMARVRPLIEKSEAAVFSEAYAVGAI, from the coding sequence ATGACTTTCGCCGCCGCCACGACCGCCGTCGCAGCCGCCGCCATCTCCATGCCCGTCCGAGCGCGGATCGAGCGGCCCGAACCGGTGGTCAGCATCAGCGTCATCCGGCCCAGGGAGGGGCAGTACGAGGCGTTCCTCGAGCTGCAGCTAGCCCAGCACCATCGGCTGCGCGGCAAGGTGAAGGGCCTGCGCGGCGCGCGCCTGTTCCGCTCTGCTGAGGGGCTGGTGCTGATCTCGGTGTTCGACACCCAGGCGGACGCGGACGCCTTCCGCCAGGATCCGCGCTTCACCGATCACATGGCCCGCGTGCGGCCGCTGATCGAGAAGTCCGAGGCGGCGGTGTTTTCCGAGGCCTATGCGGTGGGGGCGATCTAG